Proteins encoded together in one Pseudoroseomonas cervicalis window:
- a CDS encoding pseudouridine synthase, whose amino-acid sequence MSEEQDGPKGERIAKWLARAGIASRRDAEKLIAEGQVAVNGRVLDGPANFVQPGDSVTVSGKKVGEPERTRLFRYHKPPGLVTTHKDPEGRRTVFEELPAGLPRLVSVGRLDLNSEGLLLLTNDGALSRKLELPDNQWIRRYRARVHGRVDERALAALANGVTVEGVAYGPIQAGLDSRQGTNAWLTVSLSEGKNREVRRVLQHLGLTVTRLIRIAYGPFALADLPRGAVEEINAKVLREQLGLDAPPRIKRGVVLAAEARAAREAAAASGAEGAAAKPEAVQRSRPARPPRARNATEKLRRPWGAVAQGPDADQPEGPGRRGARKPRQG is encoded by the coding sequence ATGAGCGAGGAGCAGGATGGCCCGAAGGGCGAGCGCATCGCCAAATGGCTGGCGCGCGCCGGCATCGCCAGCCGCCGCGACGCGGAGAAGCTGATCGCCGAGGGGCAGGTGGCGGTGAATGGCCGCGTGCTGGACGGGCCGGCCAATTTCGTCCAGCCGGGCGACAGCGTCACCGTCTCCGGCAAGAAGGTGGGGGAGCCGGAGCGCACGCGGCTGTTCCGCTACCACAAGCCGCCGGGCCTGGTGACCACGCACAAGGACCCGGAAGGCCGCCGCACCGTGTTCGAGGAGCTGCCCGCCGGCCTGCCGCGGCTGGTCTCGGTCGGGCGGCTCGACCTCAATTCCGAGGGGCTGCTGCTGCTGACCAATGATGGCGCGCTCAGCCGCAAGCTGGAGCTGCCGGACAATCAGTGGATCCGCCGCTACCGCGCCCGCGTGCATGGCCGGGTGGATGAGCGCGCTTTGGCCGCCCTGGCGAATGGCGTGACGGTGGAGGGCGTGGCCTATGGCCCGATCCAGGCCGGGCTCGATTCCCGCCAGGGCACCAATGCCTGGCTGACCGTCTCGCTGAGCGAGGGCAAGAATCGCGAGGTGCGGCGCGTGCTGCAGCATCTGGGGCTGACGGTGACGCGGCTGATCCGCATCGCCTATGGCCCCTTCGCGCTCGCCGACCTGCCGCGCGGCGCGGTGGAGGAGATCAACGCCAAGGTGCTGCGCGAGCAGTTGGGGCTGGACGCGCCGCCGCGCATCAAGCGCGGCGTGGTGCTGGCCGCCGAGGCGCGCGCCGCGCGCGAGGCCGCCGCCGCCAGCGGGGCCGAGGGCGCTGCCGCCAAGCCGGAGGCGGTGCAGCGCAGCCGCCCGGCCCGCCCGCCGCGCGCCCGCAACGCCACCGAGAAGCTGCGCCGCCCCTGGGGCGCCGTGGCGCAGGGGCCGGATGCCGACCAGCCGGAAGGCCCCGGCCGCCGCGGCGCGCGCAAGCCGCGCCAGGGCTGA
- a CDS encoding SDR family NAD(P)-dependent oxidoreductase: protein MEFKGRRVVVMGGSRGIGRSIALGFASQGASVAICARGAGPLEAARQEIAAQGVTAFAAPCDLAKAEEIARFVPQAAAALGGIDVLVNNASGFGASDDEAGWAASFQVDMMAIVRASQAALPWLQKAEGGSIVNVSSISAMRATSRTAPYGAIKAAVLHYTASQAKMLARQGIRVNAVAPGSIEFPGGSWEQRRTTDPDLYNATLKQIPFGRLGTPEEVADVVLFLASHRARWVTGQGIVVDGGQLIGP from the coding sequence ATGGAATTCAAGGGCAGGCGCGTCGTGGTCATGGGCGGCAGCCGCGGCATCGGGCGCAGCATCGCCCTCGGCTTCGCCAGCCAGGGCGCCTCGGTCGCCATCTGCGCCCGCGGCGCCGGGCCGCTGGAGGCCGCGCGGCAGGAGATCGCGGCCCAGGGCGTCACCGCCTTCGCCGCGCCCTGCGACCTGGCCAAGGCGGAGGAGATCGCCCGCTTCGTGCCGCAGGCCGCCGCGGCGCTGGGCGGCATCGACGTGCTGGTCAACAACGCCTCCGGCTTCGGCGCCAGTGATGACGAGGCCGGCTGGGCCGCCTCCTTCCAGGTGGACATGATGGCCATCGTCCGCGCCTCCCAGGCCGCGCTGCCCTGGCTGCAGAAGGCGGAGGGCGGCTCGATCGTCAACGTCTCCTCCATCTCGGCCATGCGCGCCACCAGCCGCACCGCCCCCTACGGCGCCATCAAGGCCGCCGTGCTGCACTACACCGCCAGCCAGGCGAAGATGCTGGCCCGCCAGGGCATCCGCGTGAACGCCGTGGCCCCCGGCTCCATCGAATTCCCCGGCGGCAGCTGGGAACAGCGCCGCACCACCGACCCGGACCTCTACAACGCGACCCTGAAGCAGATCCCCTTCGGCCGCCTCGGCACGCCGGAGGAGGTGGCCGATGTCGTGCTGTTCCTGGCCTCCCACCGCGCCCGCTGGGTGACCGGCCAGGGCATCGTGGTCGATGGCGGCCAGCTGATCGGGCCCTGA
- a CDS encoding DUF1674 domain-containing protein, producing MGGMTKPEQEGASPPAPAADTAPNPAPAPAAGAAQKPKPASLPPEIGGPAGPEPTRFGDWERKGRVSDF from the coding sequence ATGGGGGGTATGACGAAGCCTGAACAAGAGGGGGCCAGCCCCCCCGCCCCCGCCGCGGACACCGCGCCGAACCCGGCGCCCGCGCCGGCCGCCGGTGCCGCCCAGAAGCCGAAACCCGCTTCCCTGCCGCCCGAGATCGGCGGCCCGGCCGGGCCGGAGCCGACGCGCTTCGGTGACTGGGAACGCAAGGGCCGCGTCAGCGATTTCTGA
- a CDS encoding gamma-glutamyl-gamma-aminobutyrate hydrolase family protein, whose amino-acid sequence MRTTPLIGLTLDAEQPGGYSKLPWYALRQNYFDSVARAGGLPIALPHLAEQAERYLDEIDGLLVTGGAFDVDPSLYGGGPKHDSVVLKQGRTAFELAMVRGALERDMPILGICGGEQLLAVVLGGTLIQHIPDSVPEALAHEQPNPRTEPGHEVALTEGTLLSRIVGAPRMAVNSAHHQAVARPGPGSVVNAVAPDGVIEGIESTAHRFALGVQWHPEYAVDSRDQSILDAFVAACRERRA is encoded by the coding sequence ATGCGCACCACCCCCCTGATCGGCCTGACCCTGGATGCGGAGCAGCCGGGCGGCTACTCCAAGCTCCCCTGGTATGCCCTGCGGCAGAACTATTTTGACAGTGTCGCCCGTGCGGGTGGCCTGCCGATCGCCTTGCCGCATCTGGCCGAGCAGGCGGAGCGCTATCTGGACGAGATCGACGGGCTGCTGGTGACGGGCGGTGCCTTCGATGTGGATCCCTCTCTGTATGGCGGTGGGCCGAAGCACGACAGTGTGGTGCTGAAGCAGGGCCGCACGGCCTTCGAGCTGGCGATGGTGCGTGGTGCGCTGGAGCGCGACATGCCGATCCTCGGCATCTGCGGCGGCGAGCAGCTGCTGGCGGTGGTGCTGGGCGGCACGCTGATCCAGCATATCCCGGACAGCGTGCCCGAGGCGCTGGCGCATGAGCAGCCCAATCCGCGCACCGAGCCGGGGCATGAGGTGGCGCTGACGGAGGGCACGCTGCTCTCGCGCATCGTCGGCGCGCCGCGCATGGCGGTGAATTCGGCGCATCACCAGGCGGTGGCGCGGCCCGGGCCGGGCTCGGTGGTCAATGCCGTGGCGCCGGACGGGGTGATCGAGGGCATCGAATCCACCGCGCATCGCTTCGCGCTGGGGGTGCAGTGGCACCCGGAATATGCGGTGGATTCCAGGGACCAGAGCATCCTCGACGCCTTTGTCGCCGCCTGCCGGGAGCGCCGGGCATGA
- a CDS encoding glycosyltransferase family 1 protein: MRSRIYIDGYNLALDQGTGVATYARNLSFRLGALGAEVGVLYGTRASPSRNQLIREIAFFDNRVGDAAPLLRWLRGTRRLLLSPFGEYASQVPITGNVVSTTFENRLPHFDHLWNVENGFNLAHNAFKLYGTQLTVRMPRPPQIMHWTYPLPMRVPGAKNVYCLHDLVPLRLPYTTLDNKRRYFRMNRQIVRKADHIITVSEASRQDIINLLGADPEKVTNTYQAVDLPRKFTDKPVDEAHDEIRGSFGLEWKKYFLFFGAIEPKKNVGRMIEAYLSSGTDLPLVLVGKKAWKSEEELKLLFDDHIRYQVQEGSILRTKRRIILLDYAPFRLLVSLVRGAKAAIFPSLYEGFGLPALEAMKLGTPVLTSNTSSLPEVVGDSAITVDPYDVRALTEAIRALDTDADLRGWLSEAGPKRAALFSQEAYERRLAEVYARMGVDLSRPAPTEEPALAAE; this comes from the coding sequence ATGCGGTCCCGAATCTACATCGACGGATACAACCTCGCGCTCGACCAGGGCACGGGGGTGGCCACCTATGCGCGCAACCTGAGCTTCCGCCTGGGGGCGCTGGGCGCCGAGGTCGGCGTGCTCTACGGCACCAGGGCAAGCCCCAGCCGGAACCAGCTGATCCGCGAGATCGCCTTCTTCGACAACCGGGTGGGCGACGCCGCGCCGCTGCTGCGCTGGCTGCGCGGCACGCGGCGGCTGCTGCTCTCGCCCTTTGGCGAATATGCCAGCCAGGTGCCGATCACCGGCAATGTCGTCTCGACCACCTTCGAGAACCGGCTGCCGCATTTCGACCATCTGTGGAATGTCGAGAACGGCTTCAACCTGGCGCACAACGCCTTCAAGCTCTACGGCACCCAGCTGACGGTGCGCATGCCGCGCCCGCCGCAGATCATGCACTGGACCTACCCGCTGCCGATGCGCGTGCCGGGGGCCAAGAACGTCTACTGCCTGCACGACCTGGTGCCGCTGCGCCTGCCCTACACCACGCTCGACAACAAGCGCCGCTACTTCCGGATGAACCGGCAGATCGTGCGCAAGGCCGACCACATCATCACCGTCTCCGAGGCGTCGCGGCAGGACATCATCAACCTGCTCGGCGCCGACCCGGAGAAGGTGACGAACACCTACCAGGCCGTCGACCTGCCGCGGAAATTCACCGACAAGCCGGTGGACGAGGCGCATGACGAGATCCGCGGCAGCTTCGGGCTGGAGTGGAAGAAGTACTTCCTGTTCTTCGGCGCCATCGAGCCGAAGAAGAATGTCGGCCGCATGATCGAGGCCTATCTCTCCTCCGGCACCGATTTGCCGCTGGTGCTGGTGGGCAAGAAGGCCTGGAAGAGCGAGGAGGAGCTGAAGCTGCTCTTCGACGACCATATCCGCTACCAGGTGCAGGAGGGCAGCATCCTGCGCACCAAGCGCCGCATCATCCTGCTGGATTACGCGCCCTTCCGGCTGCTGGTCTCGCTGGTGCGCGGCGCCAAGGCGGCGATCTTCCCCTCGCTCTATGAGGGTTTCGGCCTGCCGGCGCTGGAGGCGATGAAGCTCGGCACCCCGGTGCTGACGTCCAACACCTCCTCCCTGCCCGAGGTGGTGGGCGATTCCGCCATCACCGTCGATCCGTACGATGTGCGCGCGCTGACCGAGGCGATCCGCGCCCTCGACACCGATGCCGATCTGCGCGGCTGGCTGTCGGAAGCCGGGCCGAAGCGCGCGGCCCTGTTTAGCCAGGAGGCCTATGAGCGCCGCCTGGCCGAGGTCTATGCCCGCATGGGCGTCGACCTCTCCCGCCCCGCCCCCACCGAGGAGCCGGCGCTGGCCGCCGAGTGA
- the rsmD gene encoding 16S rRNA (guanine(966)-N(2))-methyltransferase RsmD: MRIIAGRQRGRQLQAPPGAATRPTADRVRQALFDMLWHAPWAGRERIEDALVLDAFAGTGALGLEALSRGAAHATFIEQDRVALAILRANIAACRAEDAVRVIGGDATRPPRATRPCGLVFLDPPYGRELVPKAVAALGAAGWIAPDALLVAETGREEALDLPGFETMALREHGAAALHCFRGVGGTIDTPG; encoded by the coding sequence ATGCGCATCATCGCCGGGCGGCAGCGCGGGCGGCAGCTGCAGGCGCCGCCGGGCGCCGCCACCCGCCCCACCGCCGACCGGGTGCGGCAGGCGCTGTTCGACATGCTGTGGCACGCCCCCTGGGCGGGGCGCGAGCGCATCGAGGATGCCCTGGTGCTGGACGCTTTCGCCGGCACCGGCGCGCTGGGGCTGGAGGCGCTGTCGCGCGGCGCCGCCCATGCCACCTTCATCGAGCAGGACCGGGTGGCGCTGGCCATCCTGCGCGCCAATATCGCCGCCTGCCGGGCGGAGGATGCGGTGCGGGTGATCGGCGGCGACGCGACGCGGCCGCCGCGCGCCACGCGGCCCTGCGGGCTGGTCTTCCTCGACCCGCCCTATGGCAGGGAGCTGGTGCCGAAGGCGGTGGCGGCGCTCGGCGCCGCCGGCTGGATCGCCCCCGACGCGCTGCTGGTGGCCGAGACGGGGCGCGAGGAAGCGCTGGATTTGCCGGGCTTCGAGACGATGGCGCTGCGCGAGCATGGCGCGGCGGCGCTGCATTGCTTCCGTGGCGTGGGCGGAACGATAGACACGCCAGGGTGA
- a CDS encoding manganese catalase family protein, whose product MFMRIDRLQAELPAPKRADPNAAAALQELLGGKYGEMSTLGNYMFQSFNFRSKSKLRPFYSLVASITAEELGHVELVSNGVAMLANGPDQGLDTQDGGDISGAPFEAMKDIRSAASFFSANGGALPVNSNSMSWNADFVTTTGNVVFDLLHNFHLECGARLHKLRVYESLTDPTGREVCGYLLVRGSVHAHAYALALKKITGVAIEKMLPVPNIPLGNIPECQKYLQEGSHRRLYRFSPEDYSEMAGIWEGEQALPGDPPGELEVVDGLPEGGKIHQLEGVPSAFSPDYAPEEMLEIATKLYKASR is encoded by the coding sequence ATGTTCATGCGGATCGACCGCCTTCAGGCCGAGCTGCCCGCGCCCAAGCGCGCCGACCCCAACGCCGCCGCCGCCCTGCAGGAGCTGCTGGGCGGCAAGTATGGCGAGATGTCGACGCTCGGGAACTACATGTTCCAGAGCTTCAATTTCCGCAGCAAGAGCAAGCTGCGCCCCTTCTACAGCCTGGTCGCCAGCATCACCGCCGAGGAACTGGGCCATGTCGAGCTGGTCTCCAACGGCGTCGCCATGCTGGCGAACGGCCCCGACCAGGGGCTGGACACGCAGGATGGCGGCGACATCTCGGGCGCGCCCTTCGAGGCGATGAAGGATATCCGCAGCGCGGCCTCCTTCTTCTCGGCCAATGGCGGCGCCCTGCCGGTGAACAGCAATTCCATGTCCTGGAATGCGGATTTCGTTACCACCACCGGCAATGTGGTGTTCGACCTGCTGCACAATTTCCACCTGGAATGCGGCGCGCGGCTGCACAAGCTGCGGGTCTATGAGAGCCTGACCGACCCCACGGGGCGCGAGGTCTGCGGCTATCTGCTGGTGCGCGGCTCGGTCCACGCCCATGCCTATGCGCTGGCGCTGAAGAAGATCACCGGCGTGGCCATCGAGAAGATGCTGCCGGTGCCGAACATCCCGCTCGGCAACATCCCCGAATGCCAGAAATACCTGCAGGAGGGTTCGCACCGCCGGCTCTACCGCTTCAGCCCGGAGGATTATTCCGAGATGGCCGGCATCTGGGAGGGCGAGCAGGCCCTGCCCGGCGACCCGCCCGGCGAGCTGGAGGTGGTGGACGGCCTGCCCGAGGGCGGCAAGATCCACCAGCTGGAGGGTGTGCCCTCCGCCTTCAGCCCGGATTACGCGCCGGAGGAGATGCTGGAGATCGCGACGAAGCTGTACAAGGCTTCGCGCTGA
- a CDS encoding MFS transporter has translation MIDETRRLVLVFGLGGFAGALAGRALDPLMGELASEFHTPHAQVALLASAFTLPYALVQPVLGPMGDAFGKRRVIGLCLAALALMLAACALAPGLDSLFAARIAAGLAAGGIFPLTLALFGDRVAMAQRQLAISRFLACAILGQLAGGAVSGLVSPWIGWRGVMGICALMAALSAAVVALDARRTPGTAPPGRLPGLAEVLRRYGGILRNRAAQPLFIGVLLEGMLVFGPFPFFSELLGSDGHGTRNAGLAVAGFGLGGFGYTLLAPLLLRRLGQARMMRLAGACVLAGLASLAAAASDPRIGIAGALLIGLGFFMLHNSIQTRVTEVAPGARGSAVALHAFCYFLGQAVGPALFGLGQASAGTGPALLGSGLGVLAIAFWLSRRRAG, from the coding sequence ATGATCGATGAAACCCGCCGCCTCGTCCTCGTCTTCGGCCTGGGCGGCTTCGCCGGCGCGCTGGCCGGCCGCGCCCTGGACCCGCTGATGGGCGAGCTGGCCAGCGAATTCCACACCCCGCACGCCCAGGTGGCGCTGCTGGCCAGCGCCTTCACCCTGCCCTACGCCCTGGTGCAGCCGGTGCTGGGCCCGATGGGCGATGCCTTCGGCAAGCGCCGCGTCATCGGCCTGTGCCTGGCCGCCCTGGCGCTGATGCTGGCCGCCTGCGCCCTGGCGCCGGGGCTGGATTCGCTCTTCGCCGCGCGCATCGCGGCGGGGCTTGCCGCCGGCGGCATCTTCCCGCTGACCCTCGCCCTGTTCGGCGACCGGGTGGCGATGGCGCAGCGCCAGCTGGCCATCAGCCGCTTCCTGGCCTGCGCCATTCTGGGCCAGCTGGCCGGCGGCGCCGTCTCCGGCCTGGTCTCGCCCTGGATCGGCTGGCGCGGGGTGATGGGCATCTGCGCGCTGATGGCGGCGCTCTCCGCCGCCGTGGTGGCGCTGGATGCCCGCCGCACCCCGGGCACCGCGCCGCCCGGCCGCCTGCCGGGCCTGGCCGAGGTGCTGCGCCGCTATGGCGGCATCCTGCGCAACCGCGCCGCGCAGCCGCTCTTCATCGGCGTGCTGCTGGAGGGCATGCTGGTCTTCGGCCCCTTCCCCTTCTTCTCCGAGCTGCTGGGCAGCGACGGGCATGGCACGCGCAATGCGGGGCTGGCCGTCGCCGGTTTCGGCCTGGGCGGCTTCGGCTACACGCTGCTGGCGCCGCTGCTGCTGCGGCGCCTGGGCCAGGCGCGCATGATGCGGCTGGCCGGCGCCTGCGTGCTGGCGGGCCTGGCCTCGCTGGCCGCCGCCGCTTCCGATCCGCGCATCGGCATCGCCGGCGCGCTGCTGATCGGGCTCGGCTTCTTCATGCTGCACAACAGCATCCAGACCCGCGTCACCGAGGTCGCCCCCGGCGCCCGCGGCTCCGCCGTCGCGCTGCACGCCTTCTGCTATTTCCTGGGCCAGGCCGTCGGGCCGGCGCTGTTCGGGCTGGGCCAGGCCTCCGCCGGCACCGGCCCGGCGCTGCTCGGCAGCGGCCTCGGCGTGCTGGCCATCGCCTTCTGGCTCAGCCGCCGCCGCGCCGGCTGA
- a CDS encoding nucleoside deaminase has translation MTPIEIALQEARDAAARGEVPVGAVVTDAAGRVLGRAGNRVEQDHDASAHAEMLALRQAAAALGSPRLPGCTLTVTLEPCPMCAQAASFFRIRRVVFGAYDPKGGGVEHGARIYAAPSCHHAPEVVGGVREGECATLLRDFFAALRA, from the coding sequence ATGACCCCCATCGAGATCGCGCTGCAGGAGGCGCGCGACGCCGCCGCCCGGGGCGAGGTCCCGGTGGGGGCGGTGGTGACCGACGCGGCCGGGCGCGTGCTGGGCCGCGCCGGCAACCGGGTGGAGCAGGACCACGACGCCAGCGCCCATGCCGAGATGCTGGCGCTGCGCCAGGCGGCGGCCGCCCTCGGCTCCCCCCGCCTGCCCGGCTGCACCCTGACAGTGACGCTGGAGCCCTGCCCGATGTGCGCCCAGGCCGCCAGCTTCTTCCGCATCCGCCGTGTCGTCTTCGGCGCCTATGACCCGAAGGGCGGCGGGGTGGAGCATGGCGCGCGCATCTACGCCGCCCCCTCCTGCCACCACGCGCCCGAGGTGGTGGGCGGCGTGCGCGAGGGCGAATGCGCCACCCTGCTGCGTGACTTCTTTGCCGCGCTGCGCGCCTGA